The sequence CCGCTTAATCAGGTCGCGTCCGTATCCATCCCGGACAGCCGCACCATTTCCATCTCCCCGTGGGACCGCAATGCCTTCAACAGCATCGAGAAGGCCATCATGAAGTCGGACCTGGGGCTGACCCCCATCAACGATGGCCGGGCCATCCGCATCAACATCCCGGTCCTGACCGAGGAACGCCGCAAGGACCTGGTCAAGATGGCCAAGAAATATACGGAAGAGGCCAAGGTCGCCATCCGCAACGTGCGCCGGGACGTCAACGACGCGTTGAAGAAAATGCACACCGCCAAGGAAATCAGCGAAGACGATCTGCACAAGGCCCAGGATGAGGTCCAGAAGACCACGGACAACTTCGTGAAGAAGGCTGATGCGGTCCTGGCCGAGAAAGAAAAGGAAATCATGGAGATCTAGATCCAGTCCATGCCACCGATCAATCATCTCGCCATCATCATGGACGGCAACGGCCGCTGGGCCCGCGCCAGGGGCCTTGACCGCAGCGACGGCCACAAGGCCGGCACCGAAACCGCCCGCGAAATCGTAAAGGAATGCCGAAAACTCGGCATTCCCTACCTTACGCTCTACACCTTTTCCAAGGAAAACTGGTCGCGGCCCAAGCAGGAGGTCGGTTTCCTTTTTGGCCTGCTCAAAGACTTCCTGACCGAAGAACTGCCCTCCCTGCTGGAACAGTCCATCCGCCTAAACGTGCTCGGGGATCTGGACGAACTGCCCTTGCCCACCCGGCAGGTGCTGCGCCACGTCATGGAGAAGACGGCCGGTTGCTCGGCCATGACGCTGAACCTGGCCCTCAATTACTCGGGACGCCTTGAAATCCTGCGCGCCTGCCAGGCCTTGCTGAAAAAGCAGGTCAAACCTTCGGAGCTGACCGGGGAAATGTTCGCGGATGAGCTCTACACCGCCGGCATGCCCGATCCGGACCTGATCCTGCGCACCAGCGGCGAACTGCGGCTGAGCAATTATCTGCTGTTTCAGAGCGCCTACAGCGAACTCTATTTCACCGACGTGGCCTGGCCGGACTTCCATGCCCCGCAGCTTGAAGCCGCGCTTGCGGAGTACGCGTCCCGTCAGCGCCGCTTCGGAACGACGGGAGAGGAGTCCGCATGATAAGCCCTCATTTCAAGCGCGTTTTGACCTCCCTGTTGCTGCTTCCACTGCTGGGCTGGGCCATCTACAGCGGCGACCCGGTCTTAAGCATCGGCATAACAGCCGTGGCCGGCCTTGGGCTCATGGAATTCTACGCCATGTTCTGGCCAGGCCGGGAGAAGCCCGTCTGGAAGGCCCTGGGCCTGATCTTCACCCTGGGCATGGTCTGGGCCCCTTTGGCATGGAGCGGCGGGGCGCTGGTCTGCGTGGCCATGCTTGGCGTGGCCGTGTCGTTCCTGATCGCCCATGACCGGGGAAAATCTCCCGACGCCTTTCAGGACAGCCAGATTCTGCTTTTCGGACTTCTGTACCTGCCCTTTATCCTGCGTCTGTTCCGGACCATCTCCGCCCCGGAGATCGGGCTCGTGCTGCTGACCACCTTCGCCGCCGACACCGGCGCCTATTACGCGGGCAGCTTGATCGGCGGGCCCAAGATCTGGCCTTCGGTCAGCCCGAAAAAAACCTGGGCCGGCAGCCTGGGCGGCCTGTGCCTGAGCGTCATCGTCTGCGCCGCCATGGGCATTGCTTTCGGAACCGCCTCCTGGACACGCTTCGCCCTGCTCGGTGCCGGCCTGAACATTGCCGCGCAGATCGGCGACTTTTTCGAGTCCGCCCTTAAACGCTGGCGCGGGATCAAAGACTCCGGCAGGATTCTGCCCGGTCACGGCGGCATTCTGGACCGCATCGACAGCCTGCTCTTCACCCTCCCTCTGTACTGCGGACTGGCCGCCCTGTTTTCCTTTTTCGCCTGAGGCAAAACCATGAAGTACATCTCGGGCCTCTCGTCTCCGGTTTTCGACCGCCCCGGCCAGCGCACCCTCGCCATTCTGGGCAGCACCGGCTCCATCGGCACAAGCGCGCTCAAGGTCGTGGCCAAGAACACTGGCGACCTCAAGGTCGTAGCCCTGGCCGGAGCCAGAAACGTGGCACTCCTGGCCAGGCAGGCCGAAACGTTTCGTCCGGCGTATCTGGGCGTCCTGAACGAGGCCAAGGCCGAAGAGCTGCGCGCCCTGCTTCCCGGCGGATACGCCCCGCGCATCCTCGTGGGACAGGAAGGGTACACGGCCATGGCCACCCTGCCCGAGGCCGATCTCATCCTGGCCGCCCAGGTCGGAGCGGCCGGGCTGGTGCCCGCGCT is a genomic window of Desulfomicrobium baculatum DSM 4028 containing:
- the uppS gene encoding polyprenyl diphosphate synthase, translating into MPPINHLAIIMDGNGRWARARGLDRSDGHKAGTETAREIVKECRKLGIPYLTLYTFSKENWSRPKQEVGFLFGLLKDFLTEELPSLLEQSIRLNVLGDLDELPLPTRQVLRHVMEKTAGCSAMTLNLALNYSGRLEILRACQALLKKQVKPSELTGEMFADELYTAGMPDPDLILRTSGELRLSNYLLFQSAYSELYFTDVAWPDFHAPQLEAALAEYASRQRRFGTTGEESA
- a CDS encoding phosphatidate cytidylyltransferase, encoding MISPHFKRVLTSLLLLPLLGWAIYSGDPVLSIGITAVAGLGLMEFYAMFWPGREKPVWKALGLIFTLGMVWAPLAWSGGALVCVAMLGVAVSFLIAHDRGKSPDAFQDSQILLFGLLYLPFILRLFRTISAPEIGLVLLTTFAADTGAYYAGSLIGGPKIWPSVSPKKTWAGSLGGLCLSVIVCAAMGIAFGTASWTRFALLGAGLNIAAQIGDFFESALKRWRGIKDSGRILPGHGGILDRIDSLLFTLPLYCGLAALFSFFA
- the frr gene encoding ribosome recycling factor: MEKHTQDCTNRMQKSIDSLEKDFSKLRTGRASTALVDSIRVEYYGTPTPLNQVASVSIPDSRTISISPWDRNAFNSIEKAIMKSDLGLTPINDGRAIRINIPVLTEERRKDLVKMAKKYTEEAKVAIRNVRRDVNDALKKMHTAKEISEDDLHKAQDEVQKTTDNFVKKADAVLAEKEKEIMEI